ATTTTTCGTCTTCCACGGCGCGGAACTCGACCGTGCAGCCGTGCGCGTCGAGTGCCATGTGCGCATAGCCGCGCTTGTCGCCGCGGCCGTAGCGAAGGTGTTCGTTCTTCGCGAGCATATGGGCCACGTTGGCGGCGCTGGGCCCTTCGGAGGTGATGGCGCCGCCGACGAATTCGGTCGCCACCGCCGGGCCCTGCGGCTCGCGGCGCAGGTCGGCGGCCCAGAAGGCATGCACGTCGCCGCTGATGACCAGTGCATCGCCACCGCGCGCCTTGATGGCGGCCACGCTGTCGAGCAGCCGCGCGCGGGACGCGGCGTAGCCGTCCCAGCCGTCCATCCAATACCCATGCGCGGGGCCGCGCTTGCGGTCGGCCTCGGCCATCAGCGTGGGCTGCGCAATGACGGTCCAGCGCGCGGGCGGCGCGGCCAGTTCGTTCGCCAGCCAGGCCTCCTGCTTCTTTCCGAGGAAGCTGCGCTCGGGCGCAAGCCGGTCGGCGCAGTCGGCCAGCGGCGAGGCGCTGCGGCCTGCCAGGCAAGCGTGGTGCGAGCGGTACTGCCGCCCATCGAGCAGCAACACGTCGAGCATGCGGCCGAAACGGTGGCGGCCGTAGATGGTGGCCGCGGCGCCGGTCGGCCGCATGCTGGCAGGCACGGGCATGTGCTCGTACCACGCCTGGTAGGCCGCGGCGCGAACGGCCAGAAACTGCGCGGGATCGGCGGTGCGCGGCGACACGTCGTCGGTGTAGTCGTTGGCCACCTCGTGGTCGTCCCAGGTCACGAGCCAGGGGAACGCGGCGTGCGCGGCCTGCAGCTGCGGGTCCGTCTTGTAGAGCGCATGGCGATCGCGAAACTCCGCGAGCTGCGTGGGAATGCCGCCCTGGTGGCGGCGCACGTGGCGCGATCCCCACGAGCTTTCGTAGATGTAGTCGCCCAGGTGCACGACGAAGTCGAATGGCTGCTCGGCCATGTCGCGGTAGGCCGCGTAGTAGCCCTGCTCGTACTGCTGGCACGACGCGAAGGCAAAGCGCAGCGGCTGCGGTGAGGCGTCGGTTTCGGCCGGTGCGGTACGGGTGCGGCCGGCCGGGCTTCGCACGCCTTCGGCCGTGAAGCGATACCAGTAGGGTCGACCCGGCGCGAGGCCTTGCACTTCGGCATGCACCGAATGCGCGAGCGACGCATCGGCCGTGGCACTGCCCTTCGCGGCGATGCGCGCAAAGTTCTCGTCGTGCGCCACTTCCCAGCGCACCTCGACCGGCGCCTCGCCCATGCCGCCGCCCTGCAGCGGATCGGGTGCGAGGCGGGTCCACAGCACCACGCCGTCAGGCCGCGGGCTGCCCGATGCCACGCCGAGCGTGAAGAGTTCGCGCGCGCTTTGTGGCTGCGCGTTCAGCCGCAGGAACGGGTGGCCGAGCGATGCGGCGGCCATCCCGCCGATCAGCAGTCGGCGCTTTTGCGAGACAGGCCGGGCCGCGTTCATTCGCTTCTGCGCACGGGACGCGCCCGCATGGGTCGGACGGTGGCGAGCAGGTGCATGGGCATGGTGGGCGCCATTGTGCAATCACTTCGCGCCCATGACGCGAGGCTTTCCGGCGGCCTTTGCGCTTTACAAAATGCCCGTCGCGCGCTGGGCGCCGCCGGGCTGCACGCTCGCGCGTGCACTCATCACGGCCCAGCCGAAGATGCCCACGCCCGCGAGCGCCAGCAAGGCGCCGACCCAGCCGGTCGATGTCCAGCCGAGGCCCGCTGCAATGGCCACGCCGCCAAGCCACGCGCCAAGCGCATTGGCCATGTTGAAGGCCGAGTGGTTGAGCGCGGCGGCAAGCGTCTGCGCGTCGCCGGCCACGTCCATCAGGCGGATCTGCAGGGCCGGCCCGATGGCGACGGTGGTGCCGATGAGGAACACGTTGAACGCCGCCGTGAAGACGTTGTGCGCCGCGAAGGTGAATGCCGCGAGCACCAGCGCCGCATACACGAGCAGGCCGCCGATGGTGCGCATCAGCGACCTGTCGGCCAGCCGCGACCCGACGATGTTGCCGGTGACCATGCCCAGGCCGAACAGCGCGAGCACGAAAGGCACGCCGCCCAGCGGCAGGCCGGCCACTTCGATCAGCGTGGGCTTGATGTAGCTGAACACCGAGAACATGCCGCCGAAGCCGATGGCGCCGATGCCGAGCGTGAACCACACCTGCTTGCGCTTCAGCGCGCCAAGCTCGCGCCAGGGGCTCGCGCCCGCGGGCGCGGCAAGGTCGGGGATGTCGCGGCGCAGCAGCGCCATGGCGATCAGCGCGATCACGCCCACGAACACGAAGGCCGCGCGCCAGCCGAAAAGCTGCCCGAGCCACGCGGCGATCGGCACGCCGACCAGCGTGGCGCCCGTGAGCCCCAGCATCACGAGGCCCACCGCCCGCGCGCGGCGCCCCGGCGGCGCGAGCGTGGCGGCCACCAGCGCGGCAACGCCGAAGTAGGTGCCGTGCGGCAGCCCGGTCGCAAAGCGCAGCAGGTTGAGCGACATGTAGCCCGGCGCCATGGCGCTGGCGAAGTTGCCGGCGGCAAACACGGCCATGAGCGCGATCAGCAGCGCGCGGCGGCGCCAGCCCGCGGCCAGCACCGCGAGCACCGGGGCGCCGATCACCACGCCGAGCGCATAGGCGCTGATGACGTGGCCGGCCTGCGGAATGGTGACGCCGATGTCGCGTGCCACCTCGGGCAGCAGGCCCATGATCACGAACTCGCCGGTGCCGATGGCAAAGCCGCCGACCCCGAGGGCCAGCACGGCACGCATGAAGTTGGCGCGCGAGGCGGAAGACGAAGCGGAAAGGTCGGTGTCCGCGCTGTCCAGCGCGGGTGGGGAGGCGTTCAAGGCCGGGCTCCTGGGAGGGTGCCCGGCGACGCGGGCAGAAGCCGAATTTTAGGGTAAACCCTGAATCCCTGCCGATACGCTGTCGATGTGCGGCCGGTACCGCTATGCGGCCCGGACCCGATCAGATGGCCACGAGCTGGCGCACGCCCTGCGCTTCCATGTCCTTGCCGAGGCCACGCGCAATCACTTCGCCGCGCTCCATCACGAGGTAATCGTCGGCCAGTTCCTGCGCAAAGTCGTAGTACTGCTCGCACAGCACGATGGCCATGTCGCCGCGGTCGGCCAGCATGCGGATCACGCGGCCGATGTCCTTGATGATGCTGGGCTGGATGCCTTCGGTCGGCTCGTCCAGGATCAGCAGCTTGGGCCTGGGTGCCAGCGCACGCGCGATGGCCAGCTGCTGCTGCTGCCCGCCCGAGAGATCGCCGCCGCGGCGGTTGATCATCTGCCTGAGCACCGGGAACAACTCGAACAGCTCGGCCGGCACGGGCGTGCTGCCGCTCTTGTAGGCCAGCCCCATGCGCAGGTTTTCCTCGACGGTGAGGCGGGCGAAGATCTCGCGGCCCTGGGGCACGAAGCCGATGCCCGCCCTTGCCCGTTCATACGGCGTCGCCTTGTGGATCGGCTTGCCCTGCAGCTCGATGCTCCCGCTCTTGATGGGAACCAGGCCCATCAGGGATTTCAGCAGCGTGGTCTTGCCGACGCCGTTGCGGCCGAGCAGCACCGTGACCTTGCCCAGCGTGGCCTCGAAGCTCACGTTGCGCAGGATGTGGGAGCCGCCGTAGTACTGGTGGATGTTCTTGACTGTCAGCATGGCATCGGTTCCTCAGCGGCCCAGGTAAACCTCGATCACGCGCTCGTCGGCCTGCACTTCGTCCAGCGTGCCTTGCGCCAGCACGGATCCGTCGCACAGCACGGTCACGATCTCGGAGATGGTGCGGATGAAGCTCATGTCGTGCTCCACCACCATCAGCGAATGCTTGCCCTTGAGCGTGAGAAACAGCTCTGCCGTGCGGGCCGTTTCCTCGTCGGTCATGCCGGCCACGGGCTCGTCGAGCAGCAGCAGCTTCGGGTCCTGCATCAGCAGCATGCCGATCTCCAGCCACTGCTTCTGTCCGTGGCTCAGGTTGCCGGCCAGGCGCGACACGCTGTCGGACAGGTGGATGGTGTGGAGCACCTCGGCCAGCCGGTCGCTCTGCGCCGAGTCGAGCCGGAACAGCATCGACGCGCGAACGCCCTTGTTGGTCTTGAGCGCGAGCTCGAGGTTCTCGAACACGGTGAGGTGCTCGAACACCGTCGGCTTCTGGAACTTGCGGCCGATGCCCAGTTGCGCGATGTCGGCCTCGCGGTGGCGCAGCAGGTCGATGGTGCTGCCGAAGAACACCGTGCCCTCGTCGGGCCGCGTCTTGCCGGTGATGATGTCCATCATCGTCGTCTTGCCCGCACCGTTCGGGCCGATGATGCAGCGCAGTTCGCCCGGCGCAATGTCGAGCGAGAGCTTGTTGATGGCCTTGAAGCCGTCGAAGCTGACGCTCACGTCTTCCAGGTACAGGATGCGGCCGTGCGTCACGTCCACTTCGCCCGGCGTTGCGATGCGGCCGAAGCCGGCCGAGCGGCCACCCGACTCGGTGCTGCCGCTCATCGGGTGCAGGCCCTTCGCGCGTGCGGCGCGCTCCGCGCCGGCTTCCATCAGGTCGGGCGTCATGCGCGCGCTCCCTTCGCTTCGGGCGCGACCAGCGGCACGTGCAGCACCTCCGGCTCCATGCCTTGCGCGGCGGCGACGGCGCGCTGCGCTTCTTCGCGGCCGGCGCTCGGCAGCTTCCTCTCGCGGGACAGCCACTTGCGTACCAGGCCCACGATGCCGTTCGGCAGGAACAGCGTGACGGCGATGAACAAGGCGCCGAGGAAGTACAGCCAGTATTCCGGGTAGGCCACCGTGAGCCAGCTCTTCGCACCGTTGACGATGAAGGCGCCGATGATCGGCCCGATGAGCGTCGCGCGCCCGCCGACCGCGGCCCAGATCGCGATCTCGATGGAGTTGGCCGCGCTCATCTCGCCGGGGTTGATGATGCCGACCTGCGGCACGTACAGCGCACCCGCCACGCCGCACATGATGGCCGAAATGACCCAGATCGTGAGCTTGTAGGGCAGCGGGTTGTAGCCCGAGAACATCACGCGCGTTTCCGCATCGCGGATGGCCTGCAGCACGCGGCCGAACTTGCTGCCGATGAGCCAGCGGGCAAACAGGAAGAAGCCGAGCAGCGTGAGGCCGGTGAGCGCGAAGAGCGTCATGCGCATCTCCTGCGTGGCAACTGGAATGCCCAGGATGCGCTTGAAGTCGGTGAAGCCGTTGTTGCCGCCGAAGCCCGTCTCGTTGCGGAAGAACAGCAGCATCGCCGCGAAGGTCATGGCCTGCGTGATGATCGAGAAATACACGCCCTTGATGCGCGAGCGGAACGCGAAGAAGCCGAAGACGAAGGCAATGAGCCCCGGCACCGCGACGATGAGGACCAGCGTGGCGATGAAGCTGTCGCTGAAGGTCCAGTGCCAGGGCAGCGTCTTCCAGTCGAGAAACACCATGAAGTCCGGCAGGTCGCTCTTGTAGTTGCCGTCGCGGCCGATCTGCCGCATGAGGTACATGCCCATCATGTAGCCGCCCAGCGCAAAGAAGAGCCCGTGGCCCAGCGAGAGAATCCCGGTGTAGCCCCAGATCAGGTCCATGGCCAGCGCGCAGATGGCGTAGCACATGATCTTGCCGACCAGCGCCACGGCGTAGTCGCTCATGTGCAGCGGGCTGCCGGCAGGCACCACCATGTTGAGCACCGGTGCCACCGCGCACACCACGATCAGCGCGACGAAGAAGGCTGTCCAGCCCTTGCCGCTCAGAAGCGGCCCCTTGGTTGGCAATACGACCTTGCTCATGCCTCTGCACTCCGGCCCTTCATCGCGAAGATGCCTTGCGGACGCTTCTGGATGAAGATGATGATGAAGACCAGCACCGCGATCTTGGCGAGCACCGCACCCGCCCAGCCTTCGATGAACTTGTTGAGAATGCCCAGGCCCATGGCCGCGTACACCGTGCCCGCGAGCTGGCCCACGCCACCCATCACGACCACCATGAAGCTGTCGACAATGTAGCTCTGGCCGAGGTCGGGCCCGACGTTGCCGATCTGGCTCAGCGCGCAGCCCGCGAGGCCGGCAATGCCGGAGCCGAGCGCGAAGGCGTAGGTATCGATTCGCGCGGTGTTCACGCCCATGCACGAGGCGATCGGGCGGTTCTGCGTCACGCCGCGCACGAACAAGCCCAGCCGCGTGCGGCCGATGAGCCAGCCCATCGCAAGCAGCACCAGCACCGCGAAGACGATGATGCAGATGCGGTTCCACGGCAGCGTGACGTTGCTCAGCATGGTGAAGCCGCCGCTCATCCAGCCCGGGTTTTCGACGCCGACGTTCTGCGCGCCGAACAGCGAGCGCACGAGCTGCTGCAGCATCAGGCTGATGCCCCAGGTGGCAAGCAGCGTCTCCAGCGGCCGGCCGTAGAGGAAGCGGATCACGCCGCGTTCGAGCACCGCCCCCACGAGCGCCGATGCAAGGAACGCCACCGGAATGGCGGCCACCAGGTACCAGCCGAAAGCCGCCTCGGGCATGTAGCGCTGGAAGATGCCCTGCATCACGTAGGTGGCATAGGCACCGATCATCATCAGCTCGCCGTGCGCCATGTTGATGACACCCATCAGCCCGTAGGTGATGGCCAGCCCGAGCGCCGCGAGCAGCAGCACCGAGCCCAGGCTGATGCCGCTGAACACGGCGTTGATGCGGTCGCCCCACACCAGCGAGCCGTCGATGCTGGCGATCGAGGCGACGATGGCGGCCTTGACGTCGGCCTCGGTCTCGTCGGCGAGCCGCTGGTTGAGCAGCAGCTTGGTGTCGGGGCTGCTGTTGGCACCGAGTTCCTTGGCCGCGGCCAGGCGCTTGGCCTTGTCGGCACTGGTCAGCATGCCGGCGGCGCGCACCAGCTGGAGCTGCGCCTTGATGGCGGGGTTGGTCTCTGCGGCCAGCGCCTTCTCGACCATCGGGATGCGCGATTCGTCGGGCTCCTTGAAGAGCGCCTGCGCGGCTTCGGCGCGAACCGCGTCGTCCTTGCTCGTGAGCTTGAGCGCGGCCTGCGCGGCATCGAGCGCGCCGCGCATCAGGTTGTTGTTGACCACGTCCTCGGCCGTGTCGGGCACCTTCACTTCGGCGCCGGTCACGGGGTCGTAGCCTTTGTCGTCCTTCATCACGAAGACCTTGTCTTCGGTGTACTTGACCGTGTCGTCGGACATGGCCTGGATGAAGGCCGCTGTCTTATCGTCGGCCGTGAGCACGGCCTTGTTGAGCGCGGTGATGCGCGATTCGGATTCGCCCGAGGCGATGGCCCTGGCTTCGTCGGCGGTCAGCGCGTGGACGGCCGTTGCCATGAAGAGCATGGCGGCGAGTGCACAGTGAAGGGGTCGTCGAAGCATGTTCAATTTCGTGTTGCCCCCTCTCCCCCCGGGGAGAGGGTTGGGGTGAGGGCCGGGGGCCTTCCATAAGACGCGGCGGCCCGATGACCGCCGCTGCCCTCACCCCTGCCCTCTCCCCAAGGGGAGAGGGAGCAAGGCAAAGGGCTTTCCGATGAAATTACATCGACTTGCCAGCCGGCTGGTCAGGCTTCTTGTCGTTGCCTTCGATGTACGGGCTCCATGGCTTGGCCTTGACCGGGCCCGGCGTCTTCCACACCACGCTGAACTGGCCGTCGGCCTTGATCTCGCCGATGAACACGCTCTTGTGCAGGTGATGGTTCTTCTCGTCCATCTTCGACACGATGCCCGAGGGCGCCGTGAAGGTCTGGCCGGCCATGGCGGCGATCACCTTGTCGGTGTCGGTGCTCTTGGCCTTCTCCACGGCCTGCTTCCACATGTGGATGCCGATCCAGGTGGCTTCCATCGGGTCGTTGGTGAGCGGCTTGTCCTTGTGGCCGGCGATGTTCTTGGCCTTGGCGTAGTCGCTCCACTGCTTGATGAACGCCGTATTGGTCGGGTTCTTGATCGACATGAAGTAGTTCCATGCGGCCAGGTGGCCGACCAGCGGCTTGGTGTCCACGCCGCGCAGTTCTTCTTCACCCACCGAGAAGGCCACCACGGGCACGTCCTTGGCCTTGAGGCCGGCGTTGCCGAGTTCCTTGTAGAACGGCACGTTGGAGTCGCCGTTGATGGTCGACACCACGGCCGTCTTGCCGCCGGCCGAGAACTTCTTGATGTCGGCGACGATGGTCTGGTAGTCGCTGTGGCCGAAGGGGGTGTACTTCTCGTCGATGTCGGTGTCCTTCACGCCCTTGCTCTTGAGGTAGGCGCGCAGGATCTTGTTGGTGGTGCGGGGGTACACGTAGTCGGTGCCCAGCAGCACCCAGCGCTTGGCGCCGCCGCCTTCCTTGCTCATCAGGTAGTCGACGGCCGGAATGGCTTGCTGGTTGGGGGCCGCACCGGTGTAGAACACGTTCTTGGACAGCTCTTCACCTTCGTACTGCACGGGGTAGAACAAGAGGCCGTTCATTTCCTCGACCACCGGCAGCACCGACTTGCGCGAGACCGAGGTCCAGCAGCCGAAGATCACCGACACCTTGTCCTGGCCGAGCAGCTGCTTGGTCTTCTCGGCGAACAGCGGCCAGTTGGAAGCCGGGTCGACCACCACGGGCTCCAGCTGCTTGCCCAACACGCCGCCCTTCTTGTTGATGTCCTCGATGGCCATCAGCACGGTGTCTTTCAACACGGTTTCCGAGATGGCCATCGTGCCCGACAGCGAATGCAGCACGCCGACCTTGATGGTGTCGGCGGCAAAGGCCGGCGCAGCGGAGATGCTGGCCAGGGCGACGGCGGCGGTGAGCGCCTTGAGTGTGAAACGACGTTGCATGTGGACTCCTGCTCCAGGGTGGTTGAAACCTTTGTCGCCGGGCCTGCCGGACGATGGAGAGAGTCTGCGGATTCGCCCGCTTGCCAGAAATACGCCGGGTGGCGTACACGGAGGTACTCAGGCGACGGATCCGCACTCCGGCTCGTTCATGCGTTAGCGTGAAGTCACTCGAGGTCATAAAGCCCATTTTGGGCTTTAAAATGCCCAGAATGGGTAAGTCCTTGTCGTCCGCCGCGCAGATCCAGAAAGGCACTAGCTTGGCGGACGCCCTTTTCACGTCCACCCAGCAACGTGTGCTTGGCTATCTTTTCGGGCAGCCGGACCGCAGTTTCTTTGCCACCGAATTGATCAGGCTCACGGGCGCAGGCTCCGGCGCGGTGCAGCGCGAACTCAAGCAGCTGACCGCCAGCGGCTTGCTCATCACATCGCGCGTAGGCAACCAGAAGCACTACCAAGCGAACGCCGCGGCGCCGATCTACGACGAGTTGAGCAGCATTGTCCGCAAGACCTTCGGCCTTGCAGGTCCGCTGCGCGAAGCCTTGGAACCGCTTGCCGCGCAAATCGAAGCCGCCTTCGTGTTCGGATCGGTAGCCAAGAACAAAGACACGGCTGCCAGCGACATCGACTTGCTGCTGATCAGTGAAAAACTTGCGTATGCGGACCTGTTTCTTGCCCTCGATGCAGTGTCGGCACGCCTTGGCCGTACAGTGAACCCGACCATGTTCACAAGAAAAGAACTGATGCGAAAGCACAAAGACGGCGAGTCGTTCGTGAAGCGCGTCATGGAACAGCCCAAGCTCTGGGTCATCGGTGACGCGCGTGACCTCCCCGCTTGAGAACCTCTGCGGCCCGGCCAAGCCGCTCGCCGCAGAACCCCCGGATGCTCGCGAATTCGCGGGCCTGTTGCGTTCCGGCCTTGCACGCCTGGCGGATGCCCAGGTGATGCAGATCTCCGTCGAAGGCCGGTTCGATCTCGCCTACAACGCAGCGCATGCCATGTGCCTCGCAGCGCTGCGCTGGCATGGCTACCGGTCGAGCAACCGCTTCATCGTCTTCCAGGTGTTGCCTCATACGCTGGAGTTGGGCCCCGAGGTGTGGAGGGTCTTGGCCAAAGGCCACGAAATACGAAACCTCGGTGAATACGAAGGCGACATGAATGTGGATGAGCGCATCGTTCGCGACCTGATCGCCGCATGCGTGCGCGTGGCCTCGAAGCTCTCTGAACTGCCGCCGCCCACGCAGGACTAGGCTTTCGCGGGCTTGATCGAATTTGCGGCCTCGCGCTTGAACTGCGCGACCGCAAAGGCCCACGCCATGCGCGTGGCGTCAGGCCCCTCCGGGTCGCTGAACAGCAGGCGCGAGGCGCCGCCGCTCCACGCGTGCCCAAGGCGCGCGATCTCGCACAGCGTGACCAGCGTGCGGCCCTTGCGCCGGAACTCGGTGACCTGCATGGGGTGCCGCTTGCCGCGCTGGAGCGTGCGCGGCTTGCCCGGGTTCGCACCCAGGGCCGTGGCCCACACGGCCGCGCTGTTGACAGCGTTGCTGGGCGCCACCACCCCGTCGGCGGTGCCGTGCAACACCAGCATCGGCGGCAAGGTCGCAAAGACGGCGGCCGCGCCCATGGCCTTGCCGACGGCGGTGGATGGCATGGGGGGCGTGTGCTGGCCGCGCATGGCGCCCAGGGCGGTGGCCGAAGACTTGGCCGCGCCCGGCGCCACGCCCGAATGCATGACGACGGCCTTGAAGCGCAGCGGATAGCGCGTGGCCAGCAACGCGGCCATGCTGGCGCCCGCCGAAAGGCCCGCCAGTCCAATGCGCTCGCGGTCCACCGGGTACAGCACACAGGCCTGGTCGACGGCGGCCATCAGCGTGCCGGCCTCCGCGTCGGCCTTGCCCGAGCGGCGTTCGTACCAGTTCCAGCAGCCTTGGGGATGCGCGAGCCTGTCCTGCTCCAGGTAGAGCACCAGGAAGCGCTGCCGCACGGCGAGCGCATTCATGCGCGTGCTGGCCGCGAAGTCGCGCCCCGTCTGGCCGCAGCCGTGCAGCATGACCATGAGCGGCAGCTTTTCACCCGCAGCGAGCTTCAGGTCCGCAGGCCGGAACAGGTGATACCCGCGCGCGCCGCCCGGGCCCAGCGCCACGCCGCTGAGCCAGTCGCCCCGGCCCGGCGGCGGCTTCAGGCGCTTGGCGGTGGCGCGCTTGACCTGGCCCGTCACGCGCTTGCTGTTGCTGAGCGTGAGCTTGGTCAGCGCCTTCAGGTTGCGCTCGTAGGCGCGGGCGAAAAGGGTTGCGGTGGAACGACGGACCATGGGCGCAGTGTGAGGGCAAAGCGCCGGCCGGCCAAACGGCCGCAGGGCTCAGTGGATTTCCGGCACGATCATGTGGGCTGGCACGGGCTGGCGCAGGTAGTCGGCATGGCGCTCCCGCGCCGGCAGTTCGACCGGCGGATGCGGCACCTCCTGGTAGGGCAGCTGGGCCAGCAGGTGGCTGATGCAGTTGAGGCGCGCCTTCTTCTTGTCGACCGCCTGCACCACCCACCAGGGCGCTTCGGGAATGTGCGTGCGCTCCAGCATGGTCTCTTTGGCCTTGGTGTATTCCTCCCAGCGGCGGCGGCTCTCCAGATCCATCGGGCTGAGCTTCCATTGCTTGAGCGGGTCGTGGATGCGGCCGAGAAAGCGCATGTGCTGCTCGTCGTCGGTGATGGAGAACCAGTACTTGATCAGCGTGATACCCGAGCGCACCAGCATCTTCTCGAACTCCGGCACGGTGCGAAAGAACTCCTCGTACTCGTCGTCGGTGCAAAAGCCCATCACGCGCTCCACGCCGGCGCGGTTGTACCAGCTGCGGTCGAACAGAACCATCTCGCCGGCGGCCGGCAGGTGCGCGGCATAGCGCTGGAAGTACCACTGCGTGCGTTCGCGGTCGTTGGGCGCGGGCAGTGCGGCCACGCGCGCCACGCGGGGGTTCAGCCGCTGGGTGATGCGCTTGATCACGCCGCCCTTGCCTGCCGCGTCGCGGCCCTCGAACAGGATGACCACCTTCTTCTTGTGGTGCTGCACCCAGTCCTGCAGCTTCACGAGTTCGCCCTGCAGCCGGAACAGCTCCTTGAAGTAAGCCTGCCGCGCAGCCTTGTCGCCCGGGTGCGCCGCGGGTTCCAGCCCATCGATGCCGCGGTCCTCGATCTCGAGCTCGAGCTCTTCGTCATAGCTGTCGATCAGGTCGCGTGCGATGCGTTGCATCAGGTCTTCGTGGTCGGGAAGTGCGCTCGTCAGCATCATGGCAGGGCAGGTAGGAAGAGGTGGACAAGGCATGCTGCCCGCCGCACATGACCGTCGCGTGACGGACCGCGGCGCATGGACACGAAGTTGTC
The Variovorax sp. OAS795 genome window above contains:
- a CDS encoding PHB depolymerase family esterase codes for the protein MVRRSTATLFARAYERNLKALTKLTLSNSKRVTGQVKRATAKRLKPPPGRGDWLSGVALGPGGARGYHLFRPADLKLAAGEKLPLMVMLHGCGQTGRDFAASTRMNALAVRQRFLVLYLEQDRLAHPQGCWNWYERRSGKADAEAGTLMAAVDQACVLYPVDRERIGLAGLSAGASMAALLATRYPLRFKAVVMHSGVAPGAAKSSATALGAMRGQHTPPMPSTAVGKAMGAAAVFATLPPMLVLHGTADGVVAPSNAVNSAAVWATALGANPGKPRTLQRGKRHPMQVTEFRRKGRTLVTLCEIARLGHAWSGGASRLLFSDPEGPDATRMAWAFAVAQFKREAANSIKPAKA
- the ppk2 gene encoding polyphosphate kinase 2 gives rise to the protein MMLTSALPDHEDLMQRIARDLIDSYDEELELEIEDRGIDGLEPAAHPGDKAARQAYFKELFRLQGELVKLQDWVQHHKKKVVILFEGRDAAGKGGVIKRITQRLNPRVARVAALPAPNDRERTQWYFQRYAAHLPAAGEMVLFDRSWYNRAGVERVMGFCTDDEYEEFFRTVPEFEKMLVRSGITLIKYWFSITDDEQHMRFLGRIHDPLKQWKLSPMDLESRRRWEEYTKAKETMLERTHIPEAPWWVVQAVDKKKARLNCISHLLAQLPYQEVPHPPVELPARERHADYLRQPVPAHMIVPEIH